ATCGTATACATCTCTCCCCAGCCACCACGCATTCTACGAGCCCCCGTTACGCGATTCACACCAAAATAATCGCTATTCTGCTCAAAAAACTCCTCCACAAATGCTTTCGAACCTAGCACATGCCCATCACAGAAATATCGGCTCCTACACTGCAAACGTTCAAAATCAGATATCTTCATTCGCCGCTTCAGCTTATCCGGAATAGTATCACGATCCAGCATAGCAAAACAGGGATTTTTACAAACTTCATCATACATCAAAACCCGTTCCCAGTACACGTTGGATGCATCCCGCCATACATCTATCTTATCCCCTGCCCTCACCTCATTATCCAGCCGTTCCACACCCGACGCCAAGGTCATAATACCCAGCCTGGCAGCCATTGCCCCCCCCATCGCTTCGCCCAAACCGCAAAACCGATATTCCTTCGGATCACCCACCATGCCCGCACGTACTGGATTCATCTCAATATATGCAGCCATAGTACGTAAAGCCAATCCGTCTTCCACCAGCACGCTCTTAAACCGATGATCCCACAGTGTTCCGCACCGTCCGTTATTACGATTATACCAGCACGAAAACCTCTGTTTCACCTGCTTCATAAATTCGCTAATGTCATGCATCCGCACCAAATAACGCTGTTTATCCTCTTTCACCAGATTCATAAGACCGACCAATTTCCATTCAGCCCACCGAACTCGGATCTCATCCACCTCGTCCTCTGTATAAAGATACGCCAGTCGCCGCATCAGCTCACCCTCCGTAATCGACTGCACGTCACTGCGTTCCGGCTCCTCCAGCAATAAATGGATGTGATTCGTCATCACTGCATATGTCAAAACATGCACTCCCGTAAATCCTTCAACTCGCCGAATCAATCGGCGCATGTGCTCTTTTTCCCGCGTACCCAACAACATGTCACGCCCTACGATTCGCGACATGCAATGATAGTAGGCTAAGTGATCTCTCTTGATTCGCTTCTGTTTCATGAGTGCATTGACGCATAATTGTTTTAACAAAGCAATAAAAAAGTTTAATATAGTCTGCTTATTTACATTTATTCATGTGAATTTACTATTCGCTTGTTACCTGCTGACAGGCAAGCCAGCCTTCACGGCCTGCAAAGGATTTTGCGACAATGGGGGATTCTCTGTCAGCGGGAAACGCGGACAGAATCTGGTACATAGGCATAATCTGAATGCCCTGCTGTTTAGCGGAAGTCAAAAACGCATCAAACATACGGGCACAGTGCCCTCCTTCAGCCTCTGCATGAATGGTAAGCACGTTTAGACGGTCATCCTGAATCTGTTCTAAAATGTATGCATTGTATGATTCATCGGTGATGCCGCTGCTTCCAACGACTTCATCATAGGTCGGCAATGTTACAGGGATTTGCGGAGTACGCAGGTGCTGTCCATCCACTACAGGTATAAACGTACTGGTGCCACGACAATCGCTGTTGTGGATAAAACCGAACGCCTCCTTCAATCTAAGCGCGGCATCATTGCAACGCCAACCGGGAACAGCGGAGGCCACAGGTGGAACACCTAGAATACGGGTCAATTCATCGACCCCCTTACGTAACTGCTGCTGCAAGGTGTCTGCCGACATGGCATCAATTTGCGCCTGCCATTTCTGATGATCCCATGCGTGCAGCCCCATTTCATGGCCTTCATCACGAGCACGTCGGATCTGTTCCTCACAGCGCTTACCGATGCGCGGCCCCGGCCAGGCCGTCCCCATGAAAAGTATACTCCACCCGTACAGCCCTGCAGCATTGGAACGCAGCATTTTTATCAGAAACGCGGGACGCAGCAAACGCCAGAGGTGCCGGCCCATATTATCGGGGCCAACGGAAAAATAGAACGTACCATGAATCTCATGTTTGCGCAAAATATCACAAAGACAGGGCACGCCTTCACGCGTGCCCTTCAATGTATCTACGTCAATTCGTAAACCGACCTGCTTCATTCCACGTCAAATTCCGCTGATTCGACCGCCTGCTTAAGGAAGAAATCCAGCGTCGTTTCCACCGAATGCTCCAGATCAATTACCGG
This window of the Spartobacteria bacterium genome carries:
- a CDS encoding 4-deoxy-4-formamido-L-arabinose-phosphoundecaprenol deformylase; this encodes MKQVGLRIDVDTLKGTREGVPCLCDILRKHEIHGTFYFSVGPDNMGRHLWRLLRPAFLIKMLRSNAAGLYGWSILFMGTAWPGPRIGKRCEEQIRRARDEGHEMGLHAWDHQKWQAQIDAMSADTLQQQLRKGVDELTRILGVPPVASAVPGWRCNDAALRLKEAFGFIHNSDCRGTSTFIPVVDGQHLRTPQIPVTLPTYDEVVGSSGITDESYNAYILEQIQDDRLNVLTIHAEAEGGHCARMFDAFLTSAKQQGIQIMPMYQILSAFPADRESPIVAKSFAGREGWLACQQVTSE